The sequence CAGCCGAAGTTTTCCCGTGTCAAGAGGATCTGGGCGTCCCGATAGGCGGGCTGGTTGAGCACGAAGTCCGGGTTCAGCGGCCGCTGCGCACAGTCCATGTCCGGCTCGCCCCGGTCCAAGTACCGCCATTCGTCGAACAGGTAAGGCCCGAACCCGCTGCGGCGGATGGACTTCAGGAATTGTTTGGGGATGATCGCGTCGGTATCGACGTTGGCCCGGTCCAGGGGTACGACACGGGAGCGGAGGCGACGCAAGGCTTTCATGGCTGGGCCTGGTGGTCGGGGGGTAATCCGCCCGGGACGCTAGCGGTGGCAAGCGCCCGGACATCGACGAAATGGCCAAACACCGCCGCGGCGGCGGCCATGGCCGGACTGACCAAGTGGGTGCGGCCGCCGTAGCCCTGGCGGCCTTCGAAATTGCGGTTGGAGGTGGAGGCGCACCGTTCCCCTGGCTCTAGGCGATCGGCGTTCATGGCCAGGCACATGGAGCAGCCGGGGTCGCGCCACTCGAAGCCGGCTGCCCGGAACACCCGGTCCAATCCTTCCCGTTCGGCCTGCTGCTTCACTAGGCCGGAGCCGGGCACCACCAGGGCCAGCTTGATGCGCTCCGCCTTCCGCCGGCCCCGCACGATCGCGGCGGCGGCCCGCAGGTCCTCGATACGGCCGTTGGTGCAAGAGCCGATGAAGACCTTGTCCAGGGCGATGGCGGTGAGCGGGGTGCCGGGTCGCAAGTCCATGTAAGCCAAGGCCCGTCGCATGCCGTCCCGCTTGATCGGATCCGGCTCCGCCTCGGGGTCGGGCACCGCGGCATCCACCGGCAGCACCATTTCCGGCGAGGTACCCCAGGTGACCTGGGGCGCGATGGTCGCCGCGTCGATTTTCACCACCGTGTCGAACACCGCGTCCGGATCGCTGTGGAGCCTGCGCCAAGCCGCCACCGCCCGTTCCCACGCCTCCCCGGTGGGCGCATAGGGGCGGCCGCGGAGATACTCGATGGTCACCTCGTCCACGGCCACCAACCCGGCCCGGGCGCCAGCTTCGATGGCCATGTTGCAGAGGGTCATGCGGCCTTCCATGGACAGGGCGCGGACCGCCGGGCCGCCGAATTCGATGGTATGGCCGGTGCCCCCCGCGGTGCCGATCCGGCCGATGATGGCCAGCACCAGGTCCTTGGCGGTCACCCCGGGCGCCAGGGTGCCATCCACCCAAATCAACAGGTTCTTGGCCTTGCGTTGCACCAGGCACTGGGTGGCCAACACGTGCTCGACCTCGGAGGTGCCGATGCCGAAGGCCAACGCGCCGAACGCGCCGTGGGTGGCGGTATGGGAATCGCCGCAGACGATGGTCATGCCGGGCAGGGTGACGCCCTGTTCCGGCCCTACCACGTGTACGATGCCCTGGCGGGGATCGGCCATGCCGAACTGAGTGATGCCGAACTCGGCGCAGTTCCGCTCCAGGGTTTCCACCTGCAGCCGCGACACTGGGTCGGCGATGCCAAGGGCACGGCCGGCGGTGGGTACGTTGTGATCGGCGGTGGCCAGATTCGCTGCCGGCCGCCACAGGGGACGGCCGGCTAGACGCAGGCCCTCGAAGGCTTGCGGTGAGGTGACCTCATGGATCAGGTGGCGGTCGATGTAGAGCAAGGCGGAGCCGTCCGGTTCCGTGGCTACCACGTGGGCGTCCCATAGTTTGTCGTAGAGGGTTTGGCCGGCCATGGGCGAAATCGCATGAATCTAAGGGGAGGGCGGGCAGGGAGGCGCGCTAGGGTGCCTCATCCCAGCACCGCGAGCAGGCGTTCGGTGACCTCATCCACGCTGCCGATCCCGTCGATGCTGGCGAACTGCACTTCGCCGCGCCGGGCCTTTGCGCGGTAGTAGTCGACCAGGGGTTTGGTCTGGGCATGGTAGACCTGCAGGCGTTTGCGCACCGTCTCCTCCCGATCGTCGTCGCGCTGAATCAGGGGTTCCCCGGTGAGGTCGTCGACATTGTCCCGGCGCGGTGGCTGAAACAGGAGGTGATAGGTGCGGCCGGAGGCGGGATGGACGCGCCGCCCGCTGAGCCGCCGCACGATTTCCTCGTCGTCCACCGCGATCTCCACCACGTAGTCCATGGTCACCCCCATCTGGCTCAAGCCCTCGGCCTGGGCGAGGGTGCGGGGAAAGCCGTCCAGCAGGAACCCGTGGCTACAGTCGTCCTGCTGGATGCGCTCCTTGATCAAGGTGAGGATGATCTCGTCCGACACCAATTGGCCCGCATCCATGACCTTTTTGGCGGCGAGACCCAAGGGCG is a genomic window of Candidatus Methylocalor cossyra containing:
- the leuC gene encoding 3-isopropylmalate dehydratase large subunit, yielding MAGQTLYDKLWDAHVVATEPDGSALLYIDRHLIHEVTSPQAFEGLRLAGRPLWRPAANLATADHNVPTAGRALGIADPVSRLQVETLERNCAEFGITQFGMADPRQGIVHVVGPEQGVTLPGMTIVCGDSHTATHGAFGALAFGIGTSEVEHVLATQCLVQRKAKNLLIWVDGTLAPGVTAKDLVLAIIGRIGTAGGTGHTIEFGGPAVRALSMEGRMTLCNMAIEAGARAGLVAVDEVTIEYLRGRPYAPTGEAWERAVAAWRRLHSDPDAVFDTVVKIDAATIAPQVTWGTSPEMVLPVDAAVPDPEAEPDPIKRDGMRRALAYMDLRPGTPLTAIALDKVFIGSCTNGRIEDLRAAAAIVRGRRKAERIKLALVVPGSGLVKQQAEREGLDRVFRAAGFEWRDPGCSMCLAMNADRLEPGERCASTSNRNFEGRQGYGGRTHLVSPAMAAAAAVFGHFVDVRALATASVPGGLPPDHQAQP
- the adk gene encoding adenylate kinase, whose translation is MRVMLLGSPGSGKGTQAKAITERFGIPQISTGDMLRAAVRDGTPLGLAAKKVMDAGQLVSDEIILTLIKERIQQDDCSHGFLLDGFPRTLAQAEGLSQMGVTMDYVVEIAVDDEEIVRRLSGRRVHPASGRTYHLLFQPPRRDNVDDLTGEPLIQRDDDREETVRKRLQVYHAQTKPLVDYYRAKARRGEVQFASIDGIGSVDEVTERLLAVLG